One stretch of Prunus persica cultivar Lovell chromosome G1, Prunus_persica_NCBIv2, whole genome shotgun sequence DNA includes these proteins:
- the LOC18792788 gene encoding uncharacterized protein LOC18792788 isoform X2, whose protein sequence is MPPSPAMRCSPGREPRGNHHRRGRSFESGIFLKEKDEDLALFNEMQTREKEDFLLQSSDDLEDTFSTKLRQFSDLKLGIAIPTRGESSDLLNVEGEKNDYDWLLTPPDTPLFPSLDNEPPPVNAPQRGRPRSQPITISRSSTMEKSYRSSRGSASPNRLSPSPRSGNSSFQSRGRPSPVRHSSPTPSLRPATPSRRPSTPSQRPSTPPSKSPTPAPRSSTPTPRRMSTGSSSTVASPGIRGTSPVKTSRGNSASPKIRAWQTNIPGFSSDAPPNLRTSLADRPATYVRGSSPASRNGRDHSSNYRRQSMSPTASRSVSSSHSHDRDPFSSHSKCSIASSGDDDVDSLQSLPVGSLDRSTSRRVAAFSNNRAVAFSKRPAKTVSSSSAPKRSFDSALRQMDHRKSPQMFRPLLSSVPSSTFYVGKASSVHRPLISRNSSVTTSSNASSDLGTSVAPDTEGSDHNQDDVASESEKVPYSDVHEEVFGFDKMDAVNEETRHDIHDGPHDLHQGDFNRGTAVEGGAAHSEDYGRPNVIMDVSPTSEDSHVKGDFSEIDSLDTEPCPKCGHRFYVSDQVERNIRFCPECSRKDKLLSVLIPEITVVPENSTPLSVKILEEEKLLDAMETMMVVPGSPQVSDLGKPQSSQGEENVDPGQTICSEKFPNCLQEKSLVRPVVEGVEDGLANQQEVDSQTVGCGLPNSDIGGQNLHHSNNYRNMRVEISEGAGISILLKRTSSSKGAVVQGRTFTATTIPYEDVSYARDSSNSMRSSIGHGSFSASSSVDFGSARQTEIRVQRQLSGKKSDMENHRHDTNIKPQSIASNSCGDSNHAHQALGLSSNTHDDDIEVAGGILECDVAEVTHITSQERLLASECTDADATTTSTRTTVVEEDDTEFNSSSRRVDTSNSELSSHAVSSPLEDNWVAKFPICENGASNAHGEELQNNARSSTDVEVVTPEPSFEEENTNFNSTLDGLDVEEIATHSSLVTVSVSEIETEKCHQTYLCSLNDDASLESRSTLEEFQEPSVPIPSDSDLTSSVPETNNTTNAYGILEESTVMVECRGRRKTKSLTLEEATDTILFCSSLVHDLAYEAAAIAMEKESPVPLEGLQPTVTVLGKSNPERKEPRGRTVARRTSKPRKSRQKWVETDAEPPVSKTENDENVDESMQRNVGLPNKVDGMKPPKLESKCNCTIM, encoded by the exons ATGCCTCCTTCACCCGCAATGAGATGCTCTCCCGGACGAGAGCCGAGAGGGAACCATCACAGACGAGGTCGCAGTTTTGAGAgtggaatttttttgaaagagaaagatgaagatCTTGCCTTATTCAACGAAATGCAGACGCGAGAAAAAGAGGATTTCTTGCTTCAGTCGTCGGATGATCTCGAAGACACATTTT CTACAAAATTGAGGCAATTTTCGGATTTGAAGCTCGGAATTGCCATTCCTACTCGTGGAGAGAGTAGTGACCTGCTTAATGTGGAGGGGGAGAAAAATGACTATGACTG GTTATTAACGCCTCCCGACACccctctttttccttccttgGATAATGAGCCGCCACCAGTTAATGCACCACAGAGGGGCAGACCTCGAAGTCAACCTATTACTATATCAAGATCATCCACG ATGGAGAAGAGTTACCGAAGCAGCAGGGGTAGTGCTAGTCCTAATCGCTTAAGCCCATCTCCTCGTTCTGGGAATAGTTCATTTCAGTCAAGGGGAAGGCCGTCACCTGTACGTCATTCCAGTCCAACCCCAAGTCTACGGCCTGCTACTCCATCACGGAGACCATCTACTCCATCACAGAGACCATCCACTCCCCCAAGTAAATCCCCAACACCTGCTCCGAGGTCTTCTACCCCCACACCACGGAGAATGAGCACTGGGTCCAGTAGTACTGTGGCCTCACCGGGGATAAGAGGAACTTCTCCGGTAAAGACAAGTCGAGGGAACTCTGCTTCACCAAAAATAAGAGCATGGCAAACAAATATTCCAGGCTTCTCCTCTGATGCACCTCCCAACCTTCGTACTTCTCTTGCTGATCGACCTGCAACATATGTGAGGGGTTCCTCACCAGCATCTAGAAATGGTAGGGACCATTCCTCCAACTACAGAAGACAATCAATGTCTCCAACTGCTTCTAGAAGTGTTAGTTCATCTCATAGTCATGATCGAGATCCATTTAGTTCTCACAGCAAATGTTCTATAGCATCTTctggtgatgatgatgtagACTCTCTGCAATCTCTTCCTGTGGGTAGTTTAGACCGATCAACTTCAAGAAGAGTTGCTGCTTTCTCAAACAACAGAGCTGTTGCCTTCTCAAAAAGGCCAGCCAAAACGGTGTCCTCATCTTCCGCTCCAAAAAGATCCTTTGATTCTGCTCTTCGACAAATG GATCACCGTAAAAGTCCTCAGATGTTTAGGCCACTCTTATCTAGTGTTCCCAGTAGCACCTTCTATGTTGGAAAAGCAAGTTCTGTGCATCGTCCTCTGATTTCCAGGAACTCCTCAGTCACAACTAGCAGCAATGCAAGTTCTGATCTAGGTACTAGTGTTGCACCTGATACCGAAGGGAGTGATCACAACCAGGATGATGTGGCCAGTGAATCTGAGAAAGTGCCATACTCTGATGTTCATGAAGAGGTATTTGGCTTTGATAAGATGGATGCAGTAAATGAAGAGACCAGGCATGATATCCATGATGGGCCACATGACCTTCATCAGGGTGACTTCAATAGAGGCACTGCAGTGGAGGGTGGAGCTGCTCACTCTGAAGATTATGGTCGCCCCAATGTCATCATGGATGTCAGTCCAACCTCAGAAGATTCTCATGTTAAGGGtgatttttcagaaattgaTAGTCTCGACACGGAACCTTGTCCTAAATGTGGTCACAGATTTTATGTTTCGGATCAGGTGGAAAGGAACATTAGATTTTGTCCAGAGTGCAGTAGGAAAGATAAACTTCTGAGTGTCCTTATTCCGGAGATAACTGTAGTTCCTGAAAACTCCACAcctttgtctgtaaaaattttggaagaagaaaagcttTTGGATGCAATGGAAACCATGATGGTTGTGCCTGGATCTCCACAAGTTTCTGATTTGGGGAAACCACAGAGCTCCCAGGGTGAAGAAAATGTTGATCCAGGCCAAACTATCTGCAGTGAGAAATTCCCTAATTGTTTACAGGAAAAATCTCTTGTAAGACCAGTGGTGGAGGGAGTTGAGGATGGGCTAGCCAACCAGCAAGAGGTGGACTCACAGACTGTTGGTTGTGGGCTACCTAATAGTGACATTGGGGGTCAGAATTTGCATCATTCTAACAACTATCGAAATATGAGGGTTGAAATTTCAGAAGGTGCAGGCATTTCTATACTTCTGAAGAGGACAAGCAGTAGCAAAGGGGCAGTTGTTCAGGGCAGGACTTTCACAGCCACTACCATACCTTATGAGGATGTGTCATATGCTAGAGATAGTTCAAACAGTATGAGAAGCTCCATTGGCCATGGTAGTTTCTCTGCATCATCTTCAGTTGATTTCGGTTCAGCTAGACAAACTGAGATTCGTGTGCAGCGACAGTTGAGTGGCAAGAAGTCAGACATGGAGAATCACAGACATGACACAAATATAAAACCCCAAAGCATTGCATCAAATTCCTGTGGAGATTCAAACCATGCTCACCAAGCGCTAGGTCTTTCATCAAACACacatgatgatgatattgaggtTGCTGGGGGAATTTTGGAATGTGATGTTGCAGAGGTGACTCACATAACATCGCAAGAACGCTTGCTAGCTTCAGAATGTACAGACGCAGATGCTACTACTACTTCTACCAGGACAACTGTTGTTGAGGAAGATGATACAGAGTTCAATTCTAGCAGTAGAAGAGTTGATACTTCTAACTCAGAGTTGTCGAGCCATGCAGTTAGCTCTCCATTAGAAGACAATTGGGTAGcaaaatttccaatttgtGAAAATGGTGCTTCAAATGCGCACGGTGAAGAATTGCAGAACAATGCAAGGAGTTCCACAGATGTAGAAGTTGTAACTCCAGAGCCATCATTTGAGGAGGAAAACACCAATTTCAACAGTACTCTTGACGGACTGGATGTTGAAGAGATTGCTACTCACAGCTCGTTGGTTACAGTATCAGTATCAGAAATAGAAACTGAAAAATGTCATCAGACTTACCTTTGTTCACTCAACGATGATGCTTCCCTTGAATCAAGGAGCACCTTGGAGGAATTTCAGGAGCCTTCAGTTCCAATTCCTTCTGACAGTGATCTGACATCTTCTGTTCCAGAGACCAACAACACTACTAATGCATATGGCATCCTAG AGGAATCAACAGTAATGGTTGAGTGTCGAGGTcgaagaaagacaaaaagccTGACACTAGAAGAGGCAACAGATACAATACTCTTCTGCAGCTCCCTTGTCCATGATCTGGCCTACGAGGCCGCAGCCATAGCAATGGAAAAGGAAAGCCCAGTCCCCTTAGAAGGTTTGCAGCCTACAGTTACAGTATTGGGGAAGTCCAATCCTGAGAGAAAGGAACCACGTGGCAGAACTGTTGCTCGACGTACTTCAAAACCTCGAAAGAGCAGGCAAAAGTGGGTAGAAACAGATGCCGAACCCCCTGTTAGTAAGACAGAGAACGATGAGAATGTTGATGAGTCTATGCAACGCAATGTAGGGCTTCCTAACAAGGTAGACGGCATGAAGCCTCCGAAGCTGGAATCCAAGTGCAACTGCACTATAATGTGA
- the LOC18792788 gene encoding uncharacterized protein LOC18792788 isoform X1 produces the protein MPPSPAMRCSPGREPRGNHHRRGRSFESGIFLKEKDEDLALFNEMQTREKEDFLLQSSDDLEDTFSTKLRQFSDLKLGIAIPTRGESSDLLNVEGEKNDYDWLLTPPDTPLFPSLDNEPPPVNAPQRGRPRSQPITISRSSTMEKSYRSSRGSASPNRLSPSPRSGNSSFQSRGRPSPVRHSSPTPSLRPATPSRRPSTPSQRPSTPPSKSPTPAPRSSTPTPRRMSTGSSSTVASPGIRGTSPVKTSRGNSASPKIRAWQTNIPGFSSDAPPNLRTSLADRPATYVRGSSPASRNGRDHSSNYRRQSMSPTASRSVSSSHSHDRDPFSSHSKCSIASSGDDDVDSLQSLPVGSLDRSTSRRVAAFSNNRAVAFSKRPAKTVSSSSAPKRSFDSALRQMDHRKSPQMFRPLLSSVPSSTFYVGKASSVHRPLISRNSSVTTSSNASSDLGTSVAPDTEGSDHNQDDVASESEKVPYSDVHEEVFGFDKMDAVNEETRHDIHDGPHDLHQGDFNRGTAVEGGAAHSEDYGRPNVIMDVSPTSEDSHVKGDFSEIDSLDTEPCPKCGHRFYVSDQVERNIRFCPECSRKDKLLSVLIPEITVVPENSTPLSVKILEEEKLLDAMETMMVVPGSPQVSDLGKPQSSQGEENVDPGQTICSEKFPNCLQEKSLVRPVVEGVEDGLANQQEVDSQTVGCGLPNSDIGGQNLHHSNNYRNMRVEISEGAGISILLKRTSSSKGAVVQGRTFTATTIPYEDVSYARDSSNSMRSSIGHGSFSASSSVDFGSARQTEIRVQRQLSGKKSDMENHRHDTNIKPQSIASNSCGDSNHAHQALGLSSNTHDDDIEVAGGILECDVAEVTHITSQERLLASECTDADATTTSTRTTVVEEDDTEFNSSSRRVDTSNSELSSHAVSSPLEDNWVAKFPICENGASNAHGEELQNNARSSTDVEVVTPEPSFEEENTNFNSTLDGLDVEEIATHSSLVTVSVSEIETEKCHQTYLCSLNDDASLESRSTLEEFQEPSVPIPSDSDLTSSVPETNNTTNAYGILEEESTVMVECRGRRKTKSLTLEEATDTILFCSSLVHDLAYEAAAIAMEKESPVPLEGLQPTVTVLGKSNPERKEPRGRTVARRTSKPRKSRQKWVETDAEPPVSKTENDENVDESMQRNVGLPNKVDGMKPPKLESKCNCTIM, from the exons ATGCCTCCTTCACCCGCAATGAGATGCTCTCCCGGACGAGAGCCGAGAGGGAACCATCACAGACGAGGTCGCAGTTTTGAGAgtggaatttttttgaaagagaaagatgaagatCTTGCCTTATTCAACGAAATGCAGACGCGAGAAAAAGAGGATTTCTTGCTTCAGTCGTCGGATGATCTCGAAGACACATTTT CTACAAAATTGAGGCAATTTTCGGATTTGAAGCTCGGAATTGCCATTCCTACTCGTGGAGAGAGTAGTGACCTGCTTAATGTGGAGGGGGAGAAAAATGACTATGACTG GTTATTAACGCCTCCCGACACccctctttttccttccttgGATAATGAGCCGCCACCAGTTAATGCACCACAGAGGGGCAGACCTCGAAGTCAACCTATTACTATATCAAGATCATCCACG ATGGAGAAGAGTTACCGAAGCAGCAGGGGTAGTGCTAGTCCTAATCGCTTAAGCCCATCTCCTCGTTCTGGGAATAGTTCATTTCAGTCAAGGGGAAGGCCGTCACCTGTACGTCATTCCAGTCCAACCCCAAGTCTACGGCCTGCTACTCCATCACGGAGACCATCTACTCCATCACAGAGACCATCCACTCCCCCAAGTAAATCCCCAACACCTGCTCCGAGGTCTTCTACCCCCACACCACGGAGAATGAGCACTGGGTCCAGTAGTACTGTGGCCTCACCGGGGATAAGAGGAACTTCTCCGGTAAAGACAAGTCGAGGGAACTCTGCTTCACCAAAAATAAGAGCATGGCAAACAAATATTCCAGGCTTCTCCTCTGATGCACCTCCCAACCTTCGTACTTCTCTTGCTGATCGACCTGCAACATATGTGAGGGGTTCCTCACCAGCATCTAGAAATGGTAGGGACCATTCCTCCAACTACAGAAGACAATCAATGTCTCCAACTGCTTCTAGAAGTGTTAGTTCATCTCATAGTCATGATCGAGATCCATTTAGTTCTCACAGCAAATGTTCTATAGCATCTTctggtgatgatgatgtagACTCTCTGCAATCTCTTCCTGTGGGTAGTTTAGACCGATCAACTTCAAGAAGAGTTGCTGCTTTCTCAAACAACAGAGCTGTTGCCTTCTCAAAAAGGCCAGCCAAAACGGTGTCCTCATCTTCCGCTCCAAAAAGATCCTTTGATTCTGCTCTTCGACAAATG GATCACCGTAAAAGTCCTCAGATGTTTAGGCCACTCTTATCTAGTGTTCCCAGTAGCACCTTCTATGTTGGAAAAGCAAGTTCTGTGCATCGTCCTCTGATTTCCAGGAACTCCTCAGTCACAACTAGCAGCAATGCAAGTTCTGATCTAGGTACTAGTGTTGCACCTGATACCGAAGGGAGTGATCACAACCAGGATGATGTGGCCAGTGAATCTGAGAAAGTGCCATACTCTGATGTTCATGAAGAGGTATTTGGCTTTGATAAGATGGATGCAGTAAATGAAGAGACCAGGCATGATATCCATGATGGGCCACATGACCTTCATCAGGGTGACTTCAATAGAGGCACTGCAGTGGAGGGTGGAGCTGCTCACTCTGAAGATTATGGTCGCCCCAATGTCATCATGGATGTCAGTCCAACCTCAGAAGATTCTCATGTTAAGGGtgatttttcagaaattgaTAGTCTCGACACGGAACCTTGTCCTAAATGTGGTCACAGATTTTATGTTTCGGATCAGGTGGAAAGGAACATTAGATTTTGTCCAGAGTGCAGTAGGAAAGATAAACTTCTGAGTGTCCTTATTCCGGAGATAACTGTAGTTCCTGAAAACTCCACAcctttgtctgtaaaaattttggaagaagaaaagcttTTGGATGCAATGGAAACCATGATGGTTGTGCCTGGATCTCCACAAGTTTCTGATTTGGGGAAACCACAGAGCTCCCAGGGTGAAGAAAATGTTGATCCAGGCCAAACTATCTGCAGTGAGAAATTCCCTAATTGTTTACAGGAAAAATCTCTTGTAAGACCAGTGGTGGAGGGAGTTGAGGATGGGCTAGCCAACCAGCAAGAGGTGGACTCACAGACTGTTGGTTGTGGGCTACCTAATAGTGACATTGGGGGTCAGAATTTGCATCATTCTAACAACTATCGAAATATGAGGGTTGAAATTTCAGAAGGTGCAGGCATTTCTATACTTCTGAAGAGGACAAGCAGTAGCAAAGGGGCAGTTGTTCAGGGCAGGACTTTCACAGCCACTACCATACCTTATGAGGATGTGTCATATGCTAGAGATAGTTCAAACAGTATGAGAAGCTCCATTGGCCATGGTAGTTTCTCTGCATCATCTTCAGTTGATTTCGGTTCAGCTAGACAAACTGAGATTCGTGTGCAGCGACAGTTGAGTGGCAAGAAGTCAGACATGGAGAATCACAGACATGACACAAATATAAAACCCCAAAGCATTGCATCAAATTCCTGTGGAGATTCAAACCATGCTCACCAAGCGCTAGGTCTTTCATCAAACACacatgatgatgatattgaggtTGCTGGGGGAATTTTGGAATGTGATGTTGCAGAGGTGACTCACATAACATCGCAAGAACGCTTGCTAGCTTCAGAATGTACAGACGCAGATGCTACTACTACTTCTACCAGGACAACTGTTGTTGAGGAAGATGATACAGAGTTCAATTCTAGCAGTAGAAGAGTTGATACTTCTAACTCAGAGTTGTCGAGCCATGCAGTTAGCTCTCCATTAGAAGACAATTGGGTAGcaaaatttccaatttgtGAAAATGGTGCTTCAAATGCGCACGGTGAAGAATTGCAGAACAATGCAAGGAGTTCCACAGATGTAGAAGTTGTAACTCCAGAGCCATCATTTGAGGAGGAAAACACCAATTTCAACAGTACTCTTGACGGACTGGATGTTGAAGAGATTGCTACTCACAGCTCGTTGGTTACAGTATCAGTATCAGAAATAGAAACTGAAAAATGTCATCAGACTTACCTTTGTTCACTCAACGATGATGCTTCCCTTGAATCAAGGAGCACCTTGGAGGAATTTCAGGAGCCTTCAGTTCCAATTCCTTCTGACAGTGATCTGACATCTTCTGTTCCAGAGACCAACAACACTACTAATGCATATGGCATCCTAG aaGAGGAATCAACAGTAATGGTTGAGTGTCGAGGTcgaagaaagacaaaaagccTGACACTAGAAGAGGCAACAGATACAATACTCTTCTGCAGCTCCCTTGTCCATGATCTGGCCTACGAGGCCGCAGCCATAGCAATGGAAAAGGAAAGCCCAGTCCCCTTAGAAGGTTTGCAGCCTACAGTTACAGTATTGGGGAAGTCCAATCCTGAGAGAAAGGAACCACGTGGCAGAACTGTTGCTCGACGTACTTCAAAACCTCGAAAGAGCAGGCAAAAGTGGGTAGAAACAGATGCCGAACCCCCTGTTAGTAAGACAGAGAACGATGAGAATGTTGATGAGTCTATGCAACGCAATGTAGGGCTTCCTAACAAGGTAGACGGCATGAAGCCTCCGAAGCTGGAATCCAAGTGCAACTGCACTATAATGTGA